From a region of the Streptomyces sp. NBC_00193 genome:
- a CDS encoding TetR family transcriptional regulator has translation MTAEAKAVTPAVTTPASPPLTERQEARRRRILHASAQLASRGGFDAVQMREVAESSSVALGTLYRYFPSKVHLLVATMQDQLQHMHGTLRKRPPAGDEPAARVAETLMRAFRALQREPHLADAMVRALTFADRSVSPEVDTVSRLTTAIILDAMGLEAPPTAEQLSAVRVIEHTWHSALITWLSGRASIAQVKIDIETVCRLIDLTAPQPPAEPAPQPPKKS, from the coding sequence ATGACAGCGGAAGCGAAGGCCGTGACCCCAGCCGTCACCACACCGGCGTCTCCGCCCCTGACGGAGCGCCAGGAGGCACGCCGCAGGCGGATCCTGCACGCCAGCGCCCAGCTGGCCAGCCGGGGCGGCTTCGACGCGGTGCAGATGCGGGAGGTGGCGGAGTCCTCCAGCGTGGCCCTGGGCACCCTCTACCGGTACTTCCCCTCCAAGGTGCACCTGCTCGTCGCGACCATGCAGGACCAGCTCCAGCACATGCACGGAACGCTGCGCAAGCGCCCGCCGGCCGGGGACGAGCCCGCGGCCCGCGTCGCGGAGACCCTGATGCGCGCCTTCCGCGCGCTCCAGCGGGAGCCGCACCTGGCGGACGCGATGGTCCGTGCCCTCACCTTCGCGGACCGCAGCGTGAGCCCGGAGGTGGACACGGTGTCCCGCCTCACGACGGCGATCATCCTGGACGCGATGGGCCTGGAGGCCCCGCCGACGGCGGAACAGCTGTCGGCGGTCCGCGTCATCGAGCACACCTGGCACTCGGCCCTGATCACCTGGCTGTCGGGCCGCGCCTCGATCGCCCAGGTGAAGATCGACATCGAGACGGTCTGCCGCCTGATCGACCTCACGGCCCCGCAGCCCCCGGCCGAGCCCGCTCCGCAGCCCCCGAAAAAGTCCTGA
- a CDS encoding class I SAM-dependent methyltransferase, protein MLTVDFSRFPLAAGDRVLDLGCGAGRHAFECYRRGAQVVALDRNGEEIREVAKWFAAMKEAGEAPAGATATAMEGDALALPFPDESFDVVIISEVMEHIPDDKGVLAEMVRVLKPGGRIAITVPRYGPEKVCWALSDAYHEVEGGHIRIYKAEELLGKMESAGLKPYGTHHAHGLHSPYWWLKCAFGVDNDKALPVKAYHKLLVWDIMKKPLVTRLAEQALNPVIGKSFVAYATKPHLPVDAAAAEPVGAAQ, encoded by the coding sequence GTGCTGACCGTCGATTTCTCCCGGTTCCCGCTCGCCGCAGGCGACCGCGTACTCGATCTGGGCTGCGGCGCAGGCCGGCACGCCTTCGAGTGCTACCGGCGAGGCGCCCAGGTGGTCGCCCTCGACCGCAACGGCGAGGAGATCCGCGAGGTCGCCAAGTGGTTCGCCGCGATGAAGGAGGCCGGCGAGGCCCCGGCCGGCGCCACCGCCACCGCGATGGAGGGCGACGCCCTCGCGCTGCCCTTCCCCGACGAGTCCTTCGACGTCGTCATCATCTCCGAGGTGATGGAGCACATCCCCGACGACAAGGGCGTCCTCGCCGAGATGGTCCGCGTCCTGAAGCCCGGCGGACGCATCGCCATCACCGTGCCCCGCTACGGCCCCGAGAAGGTCTGCTGGGCGCTCTCCGACGCCTACCACGAGGTCGAGGGCGGCCACATCCGCATCTACAAGGCGGAGGAGCTGCTCGGCAAGATGGAGTCCGCGGGCCTCAAGCCGTACGGCACCCACCACGCGCACGGCCTGCACTCGCCCTACTGGTGGCTCAAGTGCGCCTTCGGCGTCGACAACGACAAGGCGCTGCCCGTCAAGGCGTACCACAAGCTCCTGGTCTGGGACATCATGAAGAAGCCGCTGGTCACGCGGCTCGCGGAGCAGGCCCTGAACCCGGTCATAGGCAAGAGCTTCGTCGCCTACGCCACCAAGCCGCACCTCCCCGTGGACGCGGCCGCGGCCGAGCCCGTGGGCGCGGCGCAGTGA
- a CDS encoding glycosyltransferase family 4 protein yields MTAEAMVTSPLTGSAADDSRPLRIALLTYKGNPFCGGQGVYVRHLARELVKLGHSVEVIGAQPYPVLDTDALTGAGATLTELPSLDLYRSPDPFRTPKRDEYRDWIDAVEVATMWTGGFPEPLTFSLRARRHLAARAGEFDVIHDNQTLGYGLLADLGAPLVTTIHHPITVDRKLDLAAAKDRRKRASVRRWYGFTRMQGRVARRLASVLTVSGSSKKEIAEHLGVRDERIHVVHIGADTDLWSPDASVAEVPGRIVTTSSADVPLKGLVHLVEALAKLRTEQPDAHLVVVGKRAEQGPVARAIETYGLQDAVRFVKGVTDTELVDLVRSAQIACVPSLYEGFSLPAAEAMATGTPLVATTGGAIPEVTGPDGESCLAVPPGDAGALAAALGRLLGDPELRTRLGAAGRERVLSRFTWAKAAEGTVVHYRAAIERAAAAGAKAPTTPTAPKAATTR; encoded by the coding sequence GTGACCGCAGAGGCCATGGTGACGAGCCCTCTCACGGGTTCGGCCGCCGACGACAGCCGCCCGTTGCGGATCGCACTCCTCACCTATAAGGGGAACCCGTTCTGCGGTGGCCAGGGCGTCTACGTCCGCCACCTCGCGCGCGAGCTCGTGAAGCTGGGCCACTCCGTCGAGGTCATCGGCGCGCAGCCCTACCCGGTGCTCGACACCGACGCCCTCACCGGCGCCGGCGCCACCCTCACCGAGCTGCCCAGCCTGGACCTCTACCGCAGCCCCGACCCGTTCCGCACCCCCAAGCGTGACGAGTACCGCGACTGGATCGACGCCGTCGAGGTCGCCACCATGTGGACCGGCGGGTTCCCCGAGCCGCTGACCTTCTCGCTGCGAGCGCGCAGGCATCTGGCGGCGCGGGCGGGCGAGTTCGACGTCATCCACGACAACCAGACCCTCGGCTACGGACTGTTGGCCGACCTCGGCGCCCCGCTGGTCACCACCATCCACCACCCCATCACCGTCGACCGCAAGCTGGACCTGGCCGCCGCGAAGGACCGCAGGAAGCGGGCCTCCGTACGGCGTTGGTACGGGTTCACGCGCATGCAGGGCCGCGTCGCCCGGCGGCTGGCCTCCGTGCTCACCGTCTCCGGCTCCTCCAAGAAGGAGATCGCCGAGCACCTCGGCGTCCGGGACGAGCGCATCCACGTCGTCCACATCGGCGCCGACACCGACCTCTGGTCGCCCGACGCCTCCGTGGCCGAGGTGCCCGGGCGGATCGTGACCACGTCCAGCGCCGACGTCCCGCTCAAGGGGCTCGTGCACCTCGTCGAGGCGCTCGCGAAGCTCCGTACCGAACAGCCCGACGCCCACCTCGTCGTCGTCGGCAAGCGCGCCGAACAGGGCCCCGTGGCCCGGGCGATCGAGACGTACGGACTCCAGGACGCCGTCCGCTTCGTCAAGGGCGTCACCGACACCGAGCTCGTCGACCTGGTCCGCAGCGCCCAGATCGCCTGCGTGCCCTCCCTCTACGAGGGCTTCTCGCTCCCGGCGGCCGAGGCCATGGCCACCGGCACCCCGCTGGTCGCCACCACCGGCGGCGCGATTCCCGAGGTCACCGGCCCCGACGGCGAGTCCTGTCTCGCCGTGCCGCCCGGCGACGCGGGCGCGCTGGCCGCCGCGCTGGGCCGGCTGCTGGGCGACCCCGAACTGCGCACCCGGCTCGGCGCCGCCGGCCGCGAGCGGGTGCTGTCCCGCTTCACCTGGGCCAAGGCCGCCGAGGGCACCGTCGTCCACTACCGCGCCGCCATCGAGCGGGCGGCAGCGGCGGGCGCGAAGGCCCCGACGACCCCGACGGCCCCGAAGGCCGCAACGACCCGGTGA
- a CDS encoding LLM class F420-dependent oxidoreductase, with translation MRLGLALGYWGRGPNPDHLDLAAEAENLGYDSVWTAEAWGSDAFTPLTWIAAHTSRIRLGTAIAQMAARTPTATAMQALTLDHLSGGRMMLGLGLSGPQVVEGWYGRPFPSSPLTATREYVDVIRQVLRREAPVALDGRFHSHPYRGADGTGIGKPLKPITHPLRADLPVLLGAEGPKNIAQTTRIADGWLPLYWSPTRTDVYQASLSELPEGFMIAPMARAKVCDDVAEGLLPVKAMLGFYIGGMGHAARNFHADLMGRMGYEEEAHRIQELFLAGRKEEAVMAVPDAFADEISLVGPRERIAERLELWRKGPVTDLLLTAPDPHTLRVLAELNS, from the coding sequence ATGCGCCTCGGACTCGCACTCGGCTACTGGGGCCGCGGCCCCAATCCGGACCACCTCGACCTCGCCGCCGAAGCCGAGAACCTCGGCTACGACTCCGTCTGGACCGCCGAGGCCTGGGGCTCGGACGCCTTCACCCCGCTCACCTGGATCGCCGCGCACACCTCGCGCATCCGCCTGGGCACCGCCATCGCGCAGATGGCCGCCCGCACCCCGACCGCCACCGCCATGCAGGCCCTGACCCTGGACCACCTGTCCGGTGGCCGGATGATGCTCGGACTCGGCCTGTCCGGACCGCAGGTGGTCGAAGGCTGGTACGGGCGCCCCTTCCCCTCCAGCCCCCTGACGGCGACCCGGGAGTACGTGGACGTCATCCGCCAGGTACTGCGCCGCGAGGCGCCGGTCGCACTGGACGGCCGCTTCCACAGCCACCCGTACCGGGGCGCCGACGGCACCGGCATCGGCAAGCCGCTCAAGCCCATCACCCACCCCCTGCGGGCCGACCTGCCGGTCCTGCTCGGCGCGGAGGGCCCCAAGAACATCGCCCAGACCACCCGCATCGCGGACGGCTGGCTGCCCCTCTACTGGTCGCCGACCCGCACGGACGTCTACCAGGCCTCGCTGTCCGAGCTCCCCGAGGGGTTCATGATCGCCCCGATGGCCCGCGCGAAGGTCTGCGACGACGTCGCGGAGGGACTCCTCCCGGTGAAGGCGATGCTGGGCTTCTACATCGGCGGCATGGGCCACGCGGCACGCAACTTCCACGCCGACCTCATGGGCCGGATGGGCTACGAGGAGGAGGCGCACCGGATCCAGGAACTGTTCCTGGCCGGGCGCAAGGAAGAGGCCGTCATGGCCGTCCCGGACGCGTTCGCGGACGAGATCTCCCTGGTCGGACCGCGGGAGCGGATCGCCGAGCGCCTCGAACTGTGGCGCAAGGGCCCGGTGACCGACCTCCTGCTGACCGCCCCCGACCCGCACACCCTGCGGGTCCTGGCGGAGCTGAACAGCTAG
- a CDS encoding prenyltransferase — MSSPGRTAPEHLVLDGVLTADQAAATVAGILAAQRADGAIPWFRGHHLDPWDHTEAAMALDAAGEHEAAERAYDWLVRHQNDDGSWYAAYADREDGVDTREPQDASRETNFVAYLAVGVWHHHLSTGDDAFLDRMWPAVYAAVEFVLRLQQPGGEIGWKREPSGEAVADALLTGSSSIHQALRCALAIAEYRGDPQPDWELAAGALGHAIRRHPERFLDKSRYSMDWYYPVLGGALTGAEAKARIEERWEEFVVPDLGVRCVLPNPWVTGGESCELALALWATGESDRALEILRSIGHLRADNGMYWTGYVFDDRQVWPVEQTTWTAGSLLLAVAALGGDEATGTVFGGLTLPTGLEPDCCA, encoded by the coding sequence GTGAGCTCTCCCGGGCGCACCGCACCCGAACACCTGGTCCTGGACGGCGTACTGACGGCCGATCAGGCCGCCGCCACCGTCGCCGGGATCCTCGCCGCGCAGCGCGCCGACGGGGCCATACCCTGGTTCCGCGGGCACCACCTCGACCCGTGGGACCACACCGAGGCCGCGATGGCCCTCGACGCGGCCGGCGAGCACGAGGCCGCCGAGCGGGCCTACGACTGGCTGGTGCGCCACCAGAACGACGACGGCTCCTGGTACGCGGCCTACGCCGACCGCGAGGACGGGGTCGACACCCGCGAGCCGCAGGACGCGAGCCGGGAGACCAACTTCGTCGCGTACCTCGCCGTCGGCGTCTGGCACCACCACCTGTCCACCGGGGACGACGCCTTCCTCGACCGGATGTGGCCCGCCGTGTACGCGGCCGTCGAGTTCGTGCTGCGGCTCCAGCAGCCGGGCGGCGAGATCGGCTGGAAGCGCGAACCGTCCGGAGAGGCCGTCGCGGACGCCCTGCTCACCGGGTCCTCCTCCATCCACCAGGCGCTGCGCTGCGCGCTGGCCATCGCCGAGTACCGGGGCGATCCGCAGCCGGACTGGGAACTGGCCGCGGGAGCCCTCGGGCACGCGATACGCCGGCACCCGGAGCGGTTCCTCGACAAGTCCCGCTACTCCATGGACTGGTACTACCCGGTCCTCGGCGGGGCGCTGACCGGCGCGGAGGCCAAGGCCCGCATCGAGGAGCGGTGGGAGGAGTTCGTCGTCCCCGACCTCGGCGTGCGGTGCGTGCTGCCGAACCCCTGGGTGACCGGCGGGGAGTCCTGCGAACTGGCGCTCGCGCTGTGGGCGACGGGGGAGTCCGACCGGGCCCTGGAGATCCTGCGCTCGATCGGCCACCTGCGTGCCGACAACGGCATGTACTGGACCGGGTACGTCTTCGACGACCGTCAGGTCTGGCCCGTGGAACAGACCACCTGGACGGCGGGCTCGCTGCTCCTCGCGGTGGCCGCCCTGGGCGGCGACGAGGCCACCGGCACGGTCTTCGGCGGCCTGACGCTGCCGACCGGCCTGGAACCGGACTGCTGCGCCTAG